Genomic segment of Paenibacillaceae bacterium GAS479:
GCGATCGAGGGAGATTCGGTTGCTATTTCGGATGGAGTGGTTTATGTCAATGGCAGCCCGCTTACGGAGTTATATTCGATCGGAAAATCAAGCAACATGGACCCACAGCAAGTAACGGAGGGGCATGTGTTTGTACTGGGTGACAATCGTGATCTTGGAGCAAGCCTCGATAGCCGCAGCCCTGAGCTCGGACAGGTGCTAGTAGCGGATATTCAAGGTTATGCGCTGATTAAGCTTATGCCCTGGGGCGCTATAGCAGCTCCGCTGTCCTGAAACGATAAAACAAGCCGGTGGACCAATGTCCATCGGCTTGAGTTAGTTGCAGGGGGATAGGGAGCTATTCCAGCTATCCACCGATCGATTGGGATCGGTTCTGCTGATGATAGAAGAGAGCGGCTTTTGTACGGTCGGGCAGATCGAGCTTGGCGAGAACTTGGCTCACATGTTTCTTCACCGTGTATTCGGTCACGAAAAGCCGGGCGGCAATCTCCTTGTTGGATAAACCTTCGCTCAGCATCTGGAGAACCTCGCTCTCCTTAGGCGTCAGATTCGTCGATTTGTCCGTCGGCTTGTCCGTCAAGCGGGACTCCAGCAGCTCGACATCGTAATACTTGCGTCCGCGTGAAACCATGCGGACGGCATGAATTAGCTCTTCAGGAAGTGCTTCCTTGAGTACAAGTCCTTCGATTTGCAGCTCAAGCGCCTGTTTGAGCTCGGAAGGCTGCATGAATGAAGTGAGGTAGATGAAGCGGCAGGAAGCTCCCGCAAGCTTGAGCTTGCCGATCACATCAAGCCCGCTCAGCTGATTGATGCGGTTGTTCATAATGCAGATTTCTGGCTTCAGACTTTGGATAAGCGCCTGTGCTTCCTTGCGGTCCGAGGCCTCACCCACTACCTGGATCGAATCCACGCCGGACAAGATGGATGTAATTCCTCTTCGCACTAACTGATAGGGGTCCACGACTATGACTCCGATTGACATCGTTATGTTTATCCCCTCTCTATCAATTAAAAACGGTATGTTAAACTGGATAATCATTCTTCCGTTGTTGGCACATGCATACAAAATAGGATGATTTTCTTATTATACAATTGTTGTTTGATCTTCTCAATGAAGGCTTCGCACATTGGTACTGCGATAGTTTCTATATGGGGCGGCTTTTATTTCTATCATAATAAAACTTCTTATCCTGCTGAATCCGTGATTATATTTTCATTAATATAGCGAAAAAGAAGCAAAGGTAGTGCTTTTAGATGCAAAATATATCGAATCAAATTATGTAAATGCAAAGATTTACTTTTGAGTTAATGAAGCATGTTCTTTTGGCTAAAGCCAGAGAGGTTTGGAATTTAACTTAATGTTAACGAGTAGAGGGTGCTTCAGAGATCATTTTAGATAACTCTGAGGCACCCTCTTTTGTTATATAAGGTTAGTGGGAAAGCTGTAGCTCTTTCCACGCTTCTGCAGTTAAGCGGTAGGAATTCAGTCTAGCCTCATGATCGAAAATCTGGCTTGAGATGATGAATTCATCGGCGCCGGTCGCCTGCTGAATCTCAGGCAGGCGCTGCTTGATCGTTTCCTTCGTACCCACAATGGAGTAACGCAGCGTATTGGAGAGCGCCGCCTGCTCCTGGGGCGATAATAATCCATCCATCGAATCGACGGGAGGCTGCAGCTTGCCGGTGCGCCCGCGAATAATGTTCAAAAATTGCAGTTGCTGTGAGGTCGCCAGCCATTCGGCTGTGCGCTCGGTATCAGCTGCGACGATATTTATAGCTACCATCGCATAAGGTTTATCCAGATGGCGAGAAGGCTTGAAGCTATTGCGATACAGCGAAAGCGCCGGCATCAAGTAATCAGGCGCGAAGTGGCTGGCAAAGGAGAAAGGCAGGCCCAACTGGCCGGCCAACTCAGCGCTGAAGCCGCTTGATCCCAGCAGCCAGATCGGAATATCCAGTCCTTCTCCAGGCACGGCTCGCACGCCAGGCGCAGCGGTGCCGAGTGAGGGATCGAAGTAACCTCTCAGCTCGCTCAGCAGCTCAGGGAAATCTTGGCCGCCGGCAGTAAGCCCCCGACGCAGCGCTCTGGATGCGGGCTGATCGGAGCCTGGCGCGC
This window contains:
- a CDS encoding two component transcriptional regulator, LuxR family, producing the protein MSIGVIVVDPYQLVRRGITSILSGVDSIQVVGEASDRKEAQALIQSLKPEICIMNNRINQLSGLDVIGKLKLAGASCRFIYLTSFMQPSELKQALELQIEGLVLKEALPEELIHAVRMVSRGRKYYDVELLESRLTDKPTDKSTNLTPKESEVLQMLSEGLSNKEIAARLFVTEYTVKKHVSQVLAKLDLPDRTKAALFYHQQNRSQSIGG
- a CDS encoding signal peptidase I translates to MNRRSKLIGWVRYIIGLSLAMFILTNAAGLSRVSGESMLPSLSSGNILLINKLSLYVDEPEYGDVVVIGSKALGYSLVKRVIAIEGDSVAISDGVVYVNGSPLTELYSIGKSSNMDPQQVTEGHVFVLGDNRDLGASLDSRSPELGQVLVADIQGYALIKLMPWGAIAAPLS
- a CDS encoding luciferase family oxidoreductase, group 1, coding for MQTSDHTSIKYSILDLAPVTEGSEASDSFRRTLELAQLAEELDYHRYWLAEHHNMPGVSSSATSLVIGHVAGGTSRIRVGSGGVMLPNHAPLAIAEQFGTLESLYPGRIDLGLGRAPGSDQPASRALRRGLTAGGQDFPELLSELRGYFDPSLGTAAPGVRAVPGEGLDIPIWLLGSSGFSAELAGQLGLPFSFASHFAPDYLMPALSLYRNSFKPSRHLDKPYAMVAINIVAADTERTAEWLATSQQLQFLNIIRGRTGKLQPPVDSMDGLLSPQEQAALSNTLRYSIVGTKETIKQRLPEIQQATGADEFIISSQIFDHEARLNSYRLTAEAWKELQLSH